The genomic region CAGTGGGTCCGGATATTCGGGTTGCAGGACGGCATCCTGGCTCCTCATCGAGACTTCTTGGAATTCGATCGGCCCGGCGTTCGCGTCCAAGTGCCGCTGCGTACGAGCGAGGGGTCACTGCATTCGGAGAACAGCACCGTGTACCATTTGCGCGCGGGTGAGGTCTGGCAGATCCAGACGGTTGACCCGCACTCGGCCTACAGTGCCCCAGGTCCTGCCCGGCTCTCGTTGTGCCTCGACTTCGCGGGCGACGGCTTCGACCCCGAACGCGACATCCACCACACGATTCCCGCGACCGACGACGTCCGCATCATGCGACGCCCGCCCATCTCCGAACAGGAGATCGCCGGGCTCGTGGACACCCTGGGACCGTTGACTCGCGAATCCGCGAAATCGATCTTCCGCGCCCTGGCGATCACTCATTTCGAACGCGCGTCCGATGCCACTGACGTCTTCACCTGGTTCAAGCGCGCCGCCACCCGATGTGGTGACGAAAAGCTCATCGCCCTGGCTGAGGACTTCCGCGTCTTCTGCCTCGAGAAGCGAGCGTGGCGCGAAAGCTTCACGTGGTGATCGGCAGGGCGGAGTCGTTCCTCGAAATCGGGTCGCTCTACGGGACCTTTGCCGCGCACGCGGCACGCACTCCGCACGCGGTGGCGGTGACGGACGGGTCCGAGCAGATCACCTACGCCCGACTCGACGAGGCCGCCGCCGAGTACCGCCACGGGCTTCAGGACTGTGGCGTGCAGGCCGGCGATCTCGTCGGCATCAGTCTGGAGCGTGGGTGGGAGGTCATGGCGGCGATTCTCGCGGTGCTGAGCCACGGTTGCGGCTACGTCCCGCTCGACCCGGCCTACCCGCGCGAGCGCCTTCGGTTCATGACGGAGGACAGTGGGATCAGGACGGTCATCGCGGGTGAGACGGCGAGTGGGCTGCTGCCCGCGGAGCTTTCCCGTGTCCGCCGCGTGGCAGGTGTCCGGCAACTCGAACAGCCCTCCGCGGCGCACCTGACGGACACTCCGGCCTACGTGATCTACACCTCCGGCTCCACCGGCGTTCCCAAAGGCGTGCCGGTCGCGGAAAGTGCGGTACTGGCGCTGTTCGGCGCCTGCGTCGATGACCTGTTCGCGTTCGGCCCGGAAGATGTCTGGTCGCAGTTCTTCAGCTACAGCTTCGACTTCGCCGTCTGGGAGATGTGGGGAGCGCTGCTGTTCGGTGGCCGGCTCGTCATCGTGCCCGCGAAGACGGCCCGCAACCCGGCGGCCTTCCTCGACCTGCTCGCCCGCGAGCGGATCACCGTGCTCAACCAGGTGCCGAGTTACTTCAAATACCTGGTGAGAACGTATGAGCGTGCCGCCGTCGAGCTGGCGCTGCGGTACGTCGTCTTCGGCGGCGAGCCACTGGATCGAGTCTCCGCGCGTCGCTGGATGCAACTGCGGCCCGGCGCCGAGGCGCTCATCAACATGTACGGAATCACGGAGACCACGGTGCACGTCACCTACGGGCGACTCGAGGCCGAGCACGTGGCGGAAGACGTCGGCGGCACCTGGATCGGCCGCCCTCTTCCCCATCTCGAGCTCGCTCTGCTCGACGCCCGTGGCATCGAGGTCCCGGCCGGCGACGTGGGAGAGATCCAGGTCGCGGGGGCCGGAGTCGCCGGCGGGTACCTGGGGCGGCCGGACCTCACGGCCGAGCGCTTCCGGCTGCTCGACCTCGACGGGGTCGAGCGGACCTGGTACCGGACCGGCGACCTGGCCAGGCGACTCCCCGACGGTTCCTACGAGTACCTCGGTCGCAACGACCGCCAGGTGAACCTGCGCGGCTACCGCGTCGAACTGGGCGAGATCGAGGCGGTCCTCAGAAGCCACGCGCACGTTCTGGACGCGGTCGCGGCTGTGGAGGACGTGCCACCGAGGGAGAGCCTGCTGGTGGCGTACCTCGTCCCCGTGGATTCGGTGAACGCGAGCGAACAGCTGCATCGGGAACTGCTCGACCACTGTGCCGCCCGATTGCCCGCCCACATGGTTCCCAGTCAGATCGTGACCCTGTCCGACATGCCGTTGACCGCATCCGGCAAGCTCGATCGGGCGAGCCTGCCGGCTTTGCGCGATGTCACCGGGGGACCATCCGCACGGGCATCCGCTCAAGACCGTTGACGACAATGGAACTCAACCGGGTCGGCACGCCGTCGAGCTCGATGTGCCGGGTGGTCGTCAGCAGTTCCTCGTAGAGGAATCGAAGTTCGGCGCGGGCGAGGGTGCCGCCGAGGCAGAAGTGTTCACCCGATCCCAGCGCGAGATGCCGATTCGGTTGCCGCCCGACATCGAAACGATCCGAGTCGGGGAAGACGTTCTCGTCCCGGTTGGCGGACGGGTTCCACAGGGTCACCCGCTCTCCGGCCTGGATGTGCCGGTCGCGAATGACGGCCGGCCCGGTGGCAGTGCGCATGATGTGGGTGGCGGTGGACGTCCAGCGCAGCACCTCCTCCACCGCGGACGGCACCAACTCCGGGTTCTCGGACAACCTGTGCCACTGGTCCGGATGCTGGAGCAAGGCCTCCACACCGCCGGCCGCGGCGATACGGGTGTTCTCGGTCCCGCCCACGAGCAGGTTGTCACAGTTGAGGAGGACCTCGTCCGGGGTGAGCTTCCTACCGTCGACCTCCGCGGTCGCCAGAATGCTCACCAGGTCGTCGGCGGGGCGTTTGCCGCGCTCCGCGGCGAGCTCGGTGAAGTACTGCAGAATGTCCATGTGTGCGAGGGTGCGCGTCTCGGGATCGGACCCGCCGAACGCGAGTGTCGTGAGTTCGAGAACGCTTTCCCAGTCGCTTCTGGGAACGCCCATCATGTTGCAGATGACGTAAAGCGGTATCCGGGCCGCGACGTCGGTCACGAAGTCACACCGCTCACGCTCGACCGCCTGCAGCACGACCTCGCGCGCGATGCCCCGTATCTCCGCTTCGAGAGATCGCACGGAACGAAGAACGAACTGGTCGTGCACCAAACCCCTGAGCTGCCGATGGCGCGGCGGATCGGTGAGCGCCAGCGTGCGGCCGCCGCCGGGGTCGGGACCGTACTCCGCGGGCCGCAACAGGATTCCCTTTTCCGAGCTGAAGGCAACCGGGTCGCGATAGACGGCGAGGACGTCGTCGTACGTTGTCAGGATCCAGAAACCCGGCAGGTCACCGGGCGGATGCCAGCGCACCGGATCGTTCGCCCGCAGCCACCGCCACACCTCGTGCGGATCGCCGTCCGAATACAGCTCCGGGTCCACCAGGTTGATCTCGAACGGCGGATCGATCTGCTGACTACTCGAATTCGAAGATGGTTTCACCCCAGGACTCCCTCCTGTCCGGCACTGCTGACCCGGTGTCGTCGGCCAGCGGAATCGCGGCGCCGGAGGCCACGTCGCCGACGAGTTGGGCGATCTGATCGATGAACGACTCGGCTTCCACGGCGGACACCAGGTTGTCGTCGTAGCGGAGCTGGAGGTTCAGGTCGTCCCCGTCCAGGCTCCCGTAGAGCCACAGGTCGCTGGTCGCGGTGACCTGCGTCGGCTCCACGTCCTCGATGACGCAGTCGGTGCTGTTCACCATGGCGTTCCCCCAGCTAACGCCGAGGTCGAGCAGGACGCTGCGGCCGGGACGCGCCGGCAGCGACAGCTTCTCGGCGATCACGTCGAACGGGAGCCGCGAGTTCGCGTACGCCTCAGTGATCCGCTCCTGGACGTGGAAGAGAAGGTCGCCGAGTTTGGCGTCGGGCTGCCGCATCTCGAGGCGCACGGGTACGACGTTGGCGAGGAAACCGACGACGGCGTCGGCTTCTGGCCGGTGCCGCAGGCTGGTCGCGCACCCGACGGCGAAGTCCTCGGCGTGCGTCCTGCGCCGCAGCGTCGCCGCGAACGCCGTGACCACGATCGCGTACGGAGTCGCGGGTGCCCGCTTCAGCATGTCGGCGGACAGCGTCCGGTCGGCCAGCCCGGTCAGGCCGCGCTTGGTGCCGCGTCGGCGCGCGTCCACTGGATCCGGGGATTCCGCGACGCCGTCGAGCCGCTCGCGCCAGAACTGTTCCTGTTCCCGGGCCTCGGCCCCGTCGAGCCAGCTCTCCTCCTCGGCGATCCAGTCCCGGTAGGAGTAGGGGAGTGGGGGCAGCACCGGTCGCTCGTCGGTGAGCGCCAGTTCGCAGGCGGTCAGCAGGTCGTCGAGCAGGATCTGGGTGCTCGCCCCGTCGTAGATCAGGTGGTGCGCCGTCACCGTGAGCAGGTCGCCGCCGACCGGACCGGTGATCAGGCACATCGCGAACAGGGGCGCGCGATCCAGCGCGAAGGAGACAGCACGTGCCGACCGGATCGCCGCCGCCACCTCCGGGCCGTCCGGGCTCGCACCGGGCAACTCCACAACCGACAAAGGCGCGGCAACGGAGTCCTGGTCCAGCACGACCAACTCGGCCGTCGTGCCTTTCGCCCGCACGTGGGCGCGCAGCACGTCCTGGCGGTTCATGACCGCCACCAGGGCACGACGCAGGGTCTCGGCGTCCATCCGCCGGCCCAGTCGCACGAGGTCGGTGTTGACGAAGACGTCCGGTGAGATCCGGGTCGACGTCAGCCACACGCGGCGCTGCGCCCTGGCGAGTGGAACCGGCTTCGACGCGTCCCGAACCGGTGCGCCGCCGGGCACCGGCCGGACCGATGTCCCAGGCGCCAACACGGCTGCCAGCTTGCGCACCGTCTGGTTGGCGAAGAGCGTGCGGACGGAGGTGCCCAGTTCTGTCGCGATGCGGGCGGCGGTCAGGCTGTGTCCGCCGAGGTCGAACAGACGGGTGTCCAGATCATCCACCGGCTGACCGAGGATCGCGGACCACACCTCGGCGATGCGCTGCTCCGCCGGGGTGAACGGTTGCCGCGTGCCAGGTGTCGCCCGGCTGTCAGCGGGTGGGGGCAGCGCTCGGCGGTTCAGCTTCCCGTTGGCGGTGAGGGGCAGCGCCTCCAGCACGACGTAGCTCTCCGGCAGCATGAACGCGGGCAGCCGTGCCGACAGGAACGCCCGGAGGCCGGGCACGTCGGCTGTCCCCACGAAGTACGCCACCAAGCGCATCGGTGTGTCGGGCCCCGGTGTCGCGATCACGGCCGCGGCTCGTACGTTCGGGGCCTTTGCCAGCACGGCGGCGACCTCGCCGGGTTCGACCCGGTTCCCGCGAATCTTGACCTGGTCGTCCTTGCGGCCCAGGTACTGGAGTGTGCCGTCCGGCAGCCAGCGGGCCAGGTCGCCTGTGCGGTACATCCGGACACCGGGCCTGACCGGGTTCACGGTGAAACGTTGAGCTGTCAGGTCGGGGAGGTCGCGGTAACCCCGGGCCAAGCCCGTTCCGCTCACGCACATCTCGCCGGTCCCGCCGAGCGGAACGAGTTCCCCGCGTTCGTCGAGCAGGTCCACCCACTTGTTCGGCAGCGGCCGGCCGATCGACACGCTGCCGGCCGCGACGTCCAACCGGTGGATGGTCGTGAGCACGGCGTCTTCCGCGGGACCGTATTCGTTGTACAGCTCGGTCGTCGGAAGCAGGCCGGCGTGCCTGGCGGTGTGGGTCTCCGTGACCCGCTCGCCGCAGAGCACCAACTGCCGGAGGTTCCGCAGTGCGCCGGCGCCGTAGTCGGTCATGAGCTCGTACAGGCTGGGAACCATGACCGCGTGGGTCACCCGTTCGCGCGAGACGAGTCCGGCGACCCTCTCGGGACTGAGCAGTTCCTCCCTGGTGGCGATCACGAGTGACGCACCGGAGCCCAGCGCGCTGAAGACGTCGCTGATTCCCGAGTCGCAGTGAACCGGGGAAACCTGCAGGACACCGCTGCCCGGGCCGAGTCCGTAGTAGTCGATGCGGAACTGGATCGTGTTGAGAATCGCGCCGTGTTCCACCATGACCCCCTTCGGGGTTCCGGTGGAGCCAGAGGTGTAGACGACGTAGGCCAGGTCGTCCGGTCGAGCGTCGACCGCTGGTGCGGGCTGGTCGGAAGGGAGTGCCGCGTTCCCGTCCAGCGTGAGCACGATGGCGTCCAGGGCGTCCAACGACTCCGCGAGCCTCTGGTGGGCCAGCACCGCCGTTGCCCCGCTGCTGGACACGAGCTGGGACAACCGGGCCGTCGGCTGTTCAGGGTCCATGACGAGGAACGCGGCACCCGTTTTCAGGATGGCGAGGAGTCCGATCGGCAACCACTCGTCACGTTCGTCGGCGATTCCCACGACGTGGCCGGGGCCGGCCCCCGTTGCCGACACGAGCCTGGCGGCGAGGTCGTCGGCGAGCCGGTCCAGCTCCGCGTAGCTGAGAACCCGTTCTCCGGAGACGACGGCCCTGGCGTCCGGGTCGCGCTCGACCTGGCGCGTCACCAGATCCAGCAGCGTGCCGGCGGACGACCGGTCCACCTGCCCGCCCGTCGCGGTGGCGAGCAGCTCGTCGCGCTGGTCGTCGGGCAGGACCGGCACGGAGCCCACCGGCGCCTCGGGATCAGCCAGCAGACCGTCCACCAGGTGTCGAAGCTGATCGGCCATGCGCTGCACGGTCTGGTGGTCCAGGACGTCCTGGCGATAGGTGATGGAGACCTGGAACGGCCGGCCGGCCTGCAGCGTCTCGACGCTGAACGCCAGGTCGAAGCCGCTCACGGCGTTCTCGAGCTGAAGGTGGTCGACCCGCTCGGCGTCCTGCGGCGCGATGAGGGAGAAGACAGGTTCGATGAACACGTCGAAGAGCGGTTGGCGGCTCGGCGTGCGCTCGATCGCGAGTCCTTCGACCAGCGCGTCGAAGGGGAACTCCTCGTGCTCGCGCAGCAGTGCGGCGTGGTTCGCCACGGCCGTCACCAGATCACGGAAGCCGCGGTCCGGGTCCACCAGCGTCCGCAGCACGATCGTGTTGACGAACATGCCGACCGAATCGGCGAGTCTGGGGTCGTCCCGGCCCGCGACCGTGGTGCCGATCGGAACGTCCTCGGCTCCGCACAGCCGCAGCAGCAACACCCTGATGACGGCGACCATGGCCATGAACGGCGTGGCACCGAGATCACCGCACAACCGCTGCAGCCTCGCTGCGGTCTCCTCGTCCATCGACAGCCGCACCACGCGAGCGGCGGAGCTGCGGATCGCCGGCCGCGGGCGATCCAGCGGAAGGTCCAGGCTGGGAACGTCCGCCAGCGTCTGCCGCCAGAACGCGAGGCTTTCCGCGTCACGTGCCGCCGCGTGGGGCAGGCTTCGTTGCGCCTGGACGTACTGCCCGTACTGCACCGGATCGCCCGTCTCGCGGCCGGCGGGGCTGAGAAACCCCAGCAGATCGCGCGCGAGCACGGCAAGAGACCAGCCGTCACACATGCTGTGGTGCACGGAGACGATCAGGATGCCGCCTGCCTGCCCGTCCTCCTTCAGCCAGATCGCGTGGAGCAGCGGGCCGCTGCTCATGTTCACCTTCCAGCGCTGCTCCGCGTCGACGACCTGCCGCAGCATCTCGTCCATCGCACCTGGCGGCACCGGAACCGTTCGCAGTTCGCCCGCGACCTCCTGCGGATCGAGCACCACCTGGACCATGTCGGCAGCGTCGCCCCTCAGCACCGTGCGCAGGGCGTGGTGCCGCATGAGCAACTTGTCCACCGCTGCGGACAGGGCGGCTTCGGTGTGCTCGTCGTGCAGGCGGAATGCCTCCACCATGTTGTAGGGCCGTCGGTCGCCCTCGTCGTACTGCTCGATGAACCACATCCGCAACTGGGCGTTGCTGGCCGCCACCGGAGGCGGGCTCGCGGGCCACGGGGAGATCAGGTCCGGCAGGCTGCTGGGCCGCTCGGCCGAGTCACGGAGGGCGGCCGTGATCCCCGCCGGCGTGCGCACGGCGAACACCTGCCGCACGGTGATCGTCGCCGCGCCGCTCGTCCGTCCGGCCAGCCTGGCTGCCAGAAGGGCGGCGGTGAGACTGTGGCCGCCCGCCGCGAACAGGTCCTGATCCGCGTGGGCGGGTGGCGCGCCCAGGACCTCTGACCAGACGCTGAAGACGAGGCGTTCCACCTCGTCTGCCGGTTCCCAGGTGCCGGTATCGGCGGCAGCGGCGACGGCGAGGATCGCCGCGCGATCCACTTTTCCGTGCAGGGTGAGCGGTATGGCGGCCAACTGCAGCGCCTTGCCCGGCACCATGTAGGCCGGAAGGGCCGCGCTGAGGGCGCTGCGGACCTGCGCTGCCGGCAGCTCCTGCTTCGCGGTGTACGCCGCGACGAGGACCGGCGGCTCATCGGCGGTGACGACGGGGATCACCACGGATTCCGAGATCTCCGGTATGTCGCGAAGGGCGGCCTCGACCTCGCCGAGTTCGAGCCGATTGCCGTGGATCTTGATCTGCCGGTCGCGGCGGCCGAGGAACTCGATCTCCCCACGAGCGTTCCAACGGCCGAAGTCGCCGGTGCGGAATGCCCGGACACCCGGCTGGGACGGAAGCTCGCAGAACCGGCCGGGACCGGTCGGCGCCTCGTCGAGATAACCTTCGACCACGGCCGGACCGAGCACGTGGATCTCACCCGGTACGCCGACCGGCGCGTGGTCTCCTCTTCCGGTGAGGACCAGGACGCCGAAACCCGGCGAGGGCCTTCCGATCGGCACGGTCACCAGTTCGCCGAGCCGTTCGCCGGAGCAGAGGAACGTCGTGGCGTCGATGGTGGCCTCCGTGGGCCCGTACAGATTCCCGAAGGTCCGCACGCGCAGGCGCGTCGCCAGCCGGGGCAGCATTCCAGGGGGGATCTCGTCGGCGCCCAGCAGGAGGAGGCGTATCTGCTGCTCGCTGATCTCGGGCAGACCCTCGGCCATGACCGCGAGCAAAGAGGGAGTGCAGTTGAGCGTGTTGACGCGGCCCTCGCGCAGGACCGACCAGAACTCTTCCGGAGAAAGCGTCTGCGGCGCTTCGACCGGTACCACACAGCCACCAGCGACAAGAGTGGCGAAGATCTGGTAGAAGAGCACGTCGGAGGTGACCGCCGAGAGCATCGCGCACCGGGTGTCCTCGGCGAACCCGACGAGCCGCCCCGAGGTGAGTGCCTTGTGGGCGAACTGACGATGCGTCACCGCCACGGGGCGGGGAAGACCGGTGGACCCGGACGTGAACAACACGGCGGCCTCGTCGTCGGGCGCGGGTCCGGGCGGTGGAGTCGCCGCGTCGGACGCGTCCGCGAGCTCGCCGGCCAGCACCACCGGCAGGTCTGCGCCGCCGGGAAGGTCGGCCCGGTCCGAGACGACGCAGACGGCCTGGCTGAGGTGCAGCTGACGGGCGAGCCGAGTCAGCGGATGGGACGGGTCGAGTGGCACGCACGACGCGCCGGCACGCAGGACCGCGACGATCGCCAGGACCAGTTCGGGTCCTCGGGGGAGCAGCAGCGCCACCCTGGAACCCGCGGCGATGCCGTGCCTGGCGGTGAGCAACCCGGCCGCCCTGGTGGACTGCTGCCGCAGTCGCTGGTGGCTCCAGGACACGGTGCCGTCGGCGACGGCGTCCTCGTGGGGCGTGCGCGAGGCCGACTCGTCGACCAGTGTGATCAGCGTGGCCGCGGGGAACTCCTCCACGCAGGGCAGTCCCGACCACGATTCCAGCTCGGACCGTTGTTCGGGACCCAGCACGTCGACAGCGCCCGCGGGTGTCCGCGGTTGTGCGGCGATCGCCGCCATCGCCGCGGCCACGCAGCGTGCCGCGGCGTGGGCTTCGCGCGCGGTCGTTCGCCGGTGCCGTCCGCGGACGACCAGGCCCTCGGCGGTCCGGCGCACCGTCAGCCGCAGGGCGACCGGTCCCAGCAGGCTTCCCCGCGATTCCTCACACACGACGGCGATCTGCGACAGCGTGCCGGCGACCGGGAGCCCGACGAGTTCCAGCCGCCTGGTGACCGCCGAACGATCGGTCCACGACAACGCGGCCGCGGACTCGAGTTCTTCGTGCAGGGCGGTGAGGAAGTCCGCCACCGGTGCGGAGAGGTCGAGCGCGGCGGCCAGCGCCACTTCGCCGCCGGGGCCCGCAGGGGCGGGCAGCAGAACCGCGTGCTGTGGGTGTTCATCGAGAACGGACAGGAACAACCGGGTGGCCGCCACCGCCACCAGCTGGAGACCCACGGGGTCGCGACCGGTCAGCGCATCGATCTGTGCGGTCGCCTCGGGCGTCAGGCGGCATTCGGCGACGAGTTCTGCCGTCGGGTCGCTGGTGTCCTGCAACGGCACACCGCGCACGCCCGACAGTCGAGCGATCCACGCCTCGCTGACAGTGTTGTCATCCATCAATTCTCACAACCACCTTGCGTAGTCGTAGTCCGGAGCGCCCACGCGCATGGGTTCATGACGACGTACGTGACGGGCCACAACCGACCCCCCGGTCGAGCACCGCAACGGCCTAGGCGCGCACTGTCGGCAGTGGGCGGGCGGCCGGGCCCGGCAGCGCATTGCGGTTGAGCTTTCCGTTGGGCGAGAACGGGAAGTCTTCGACCAACCACCATCGGACCGGCACCATGTAGTCCGGTAGGACCGCCAGCAGCGAACGGCGCAGCTCCATCACGGACGGCGGTTCGCCCACCACGGCAGCCTGCAGTTCCGCGGCGCCGCCGGGACGGCGCGCTCCGAACACCGCGACGGAGTGGACCCCTGGCAGCTGCGCGACGTGTGTTTCGACCTCTCGTGGCTCCACCGAGTAGCCGCGGATCTTTATGTGGTCGTCCATACGACCGTGCAGTTGCACGATGCCGTCCGGCCGCCAGCTGCCGCGGTCTCTGGTCCGGTACACCCGCGAGCCAGGACGGAACGGGTCCGGGACGAAAGCGGACTCGGTCAGGACCGGATCGGTGTAGCCCCTGGCCACACCGGCACCACCGATGTAGATCTCGCCGATCTCACCGTCGGCGACCGGGCGTTCGTTCTCGTCGAGGATGTAGACGTACGTGTTCCAGATCAGCGACCCGACCGGCGGCAGCGGTTCGACGTTCCCCCTGGGGCTGCTCATCGAATGGCTCAACACCATGTGGTTCTCGGCCGGTCCGTAGTGGTTGTGGATGGTGAGTTCGGGCCGCTGTTCGAGCAGCGCTTCCAGCGCGGGCGTGATGCGCACGACCTCACCGGCGCTCACGATGTGACGGAGTGCGGGTGCGTGCTGGAAGTTCGTGGGCAGCGACATGATCGTTTCGATCAGCGACTGGGGGAAGTCCACCACCTCTACTTCTTCGTCGACGATGAAGTCGACCAGTGCGCGCACGTCGCTCTTCGTGTCTTTGTCGGGCACGCACAGGCAGCCGCCGGAAGCGAGCGTGTAGAAGATCTCCTGCACCGAGACGTCGAAACTGAGCGGAGCCGACTGCAGCACCCGCCGACCCCTGCCCAATCCGGAGTCCGCGACCTGCCAGGCGACGAAGTTGGCCAAGCAGCGGTGTGTCTGCACGATGCCTTTCGGCGCACCGGTCGAACCCGAGGTGAAGATGACGTAAGCGGGATCAGAGGGATCGATGGCCGGCCGGACAAGAGCTGGCTCGACCTCGCCCGGCGCCGCCAGCAAGCTCTCGAGCGTGGTGGTGCTTCCACTTCCGGACTGGATGTCGTCGCGTTCCAGGAGGAGATCCGCGCCGGTGTCCGGGGTGATCGCGATCAGCTTGGCGTGGCTGGCGCGGAAGATCTGCTCGATGCGTTGTCTGGGATAGGTGATGTCGATCGGCAGGTACGCGGCGCCGGC from Lentzea guizhouensis harbors:
- a CDS encoding amino acid adenylation domain-containing protein, with the protein product MARKLHVVIGRAESFLEIGSLYGTFAAHAARTPHAVAVTDGSEQITYARLDEAAAEYRHGLQDCGVQAGDLVGISLERGWEVMAAILAVLSHGCGYVPLDPAYPRERLRFMTEDSGIRTVIAGETASGLLPAELSRVRRVAGVRQLEQPSAAHLTDTPAYVIYTSGSTGVPKGVPVAESAVLALFGACVDDLFAFGPEDVWSQFFSYSFDFAVWEMWGALLFGGRLVIVPAKTARNPAAFLDLLARERITVLNQVPSYFKYLVRTYERAAVELALRYVVFGGEPLDRVSARRWMQLRPGAEALINMYGITETTVHVTYGRLEAEHVAEDVGGTWIGRPLPHLELALLDARGIEVPAGDVGEIQVAGAGVAGGYLGRPDLTAERFRLLDLDGVERTWYRTGDLARRLPDGSYEYLGRNDRQVNLRGYRVELGEIEAVLRSHAHVLDAVAAVEDVPPRESLLVAYLVPVDSVNASEQLHRELLDHCAARLPAHMVPSQIVTLSDMPLTASGKLDRASLPALRDVTGGPSARASAQDR
- a CDS encoding putative nonproteinogenic amino acid hydroxylase, whose protein sequence is MSSVLKSRRIAVLPLDIPDLAGELALIDAETAPDEYDAFTFGRWVSYVLANESGAQNDSAFRPHSGELTTTDLGDRLPGIMAFVRRHFTTTALQWVRIFGLQDGILAPHRDFLEFDRPGVRVQVPLRTSEGSLHSENSTVYHLRAGEVWQIQTVDPHSAYSAPGPARLSLCLDFAGDGFDPERDIHHTIPATDDVRIMRRPPISEQEIAGLVDTLGPLTRESAKSIFRALAITHFERASDATDVFTWFKRAATRCGDEKLIALAEDFRVFCLEKRAWRESFTW
- a CDS encoding cytochrome P450, with translation MKPSSNSSSQQIDPPFEINLVDPELYSDGDPHEVWRWLRANDPVRWHPPGDLPGFWILTTYDDVLAVYRDPVAFSSEKGILLRPAEYGPDPGGGRTLALTDPPRHRQLRGLVHDQFVLRSVRSLEAEIRGIAREVVLQAVERERCDFVTDVAARIPLYVICNMMGVPRSDWESVLELTTLAFGGSDPETRTLAHMDILQYFTELAAERGKRPADDLVSILATAEVDGRKLTPDEVLLNCDNLLVGGTENTRIAAAGGVEALLQHPDQWHRLSENPELVPSAVEEVLRWTSTATHIMRTATGPAVIRDRHIQAGERVTLWNPSANRDENVFPDSDRFDVGRQPNRHLALGSGEHFCLGGTLARAELRFLYEELLTTTRHIELDGVPTRLSSIVVNGLERMPVRMVPR
- a CDS encoding non-ribosomal peptide synthetase; this encodes MDDNTVSEAWIARLSGVRGVPLQDTSDPTAELVAECRLTPEATAQIDALTGRDPVGLQLVAVAATRLFLSVLDEHPQHAVLLPAPAGPGGEVALAAALDLSAPVADFLTALHEELESAAALSWTDRSAVTRRLELVGLPVAGTLSQIAVVCEESRGSLLGPVALRLTVRRTAEGLVVRGRHRRTTAREAHAAARCVAAAMAAIAAQPRTPAGAVDVLGPEQRSELESWSGLPCVEEFPAATLITLVDESASRTPHEDAVADGTVSWSHQRLRQQSTRAAGLLTARHGIAAGSRVALLLPRGPELVLAIVAVLRAGASCVPLDPSHPLTRLARQLHLSQAVCVVSDRADLPGGADLPVVLAGELADASDAATPPPGPAPDDEAAVLFTSGSTGLPRPVAVTHRQFAHKALTSGRLVGFAEDTRCAMLSAVTSDVLFYQIFATLVAGGCVVPVEAPQTLSPEEFWSVLREGRVNTLNCTPSLLAVMAEGLPEISEQQIRLLLLGADEIPPGMLPRLATRLRVRTFGNLYGPTEATIDATTFLCSGERLGELVTVPIGRPSPGFGVLVLTGRGDHAPVGVPGEIHVLGPAVVEGYLDEAPTGPGRFCELPSQPGVRAFRTGDFGRWNARGEIEFLGRRDRQIKIHGNRLELGEVEAALRDIPEISESVVIPVVTADEPPVLVAAYTAKQELPAAQVRSALSAALPAYMVPGKALQLAAIPLTLHGKVDRAAILAVAAAADTGTWEPADEVERLVFSVWSEVLGAPPAHADQDLFAAGGHSLTAALLAARLAGRTSGAATITVRQVFAVRTPAGITAALRDSAERPSSLPDLISPWPASPPPVAASNAQLRMWFIEQYDEGDRRPYNMVEAFRLHDEHTEAALSAAVDKLLMRHHALRTVLRGDAADMVQVVLDPQEVAGELRTVPVPPGAMDEMLRQVVDAEQRWKVNMSSGPLLHAIWLKEDGQAGGILIVSVHHSMCDGWSLAVLARDLLGFLSPAGRETGDPVQYGQYVQAQRSLPHAAARDAESLAFWRQTLADVPSLDLPLDRPRPAIRSSAARVVRLSMDEETAARLQRLCGDLGATPFMAMVAVIRVLLLRLCGAEDVPIGTTVAGRDDPRLADSVGMFVNTIVLRTLVDPDRGFRDLVTAVANHAALLREHEEFPFDALVEGLAIERTPSRQPLFDVFIEPVFSLIAPQDAERVDHLQLENAVSGFDLAFSVETLQAGRPFQVSITYRQDVLDHQTVQRMADQLRHLVDGLLADPEAPVGSVPVLPDDQRDELLATATGGQVDRSSAGTLLDLVTRQVERDPDARAVVSGERVLSYAELDRLADDLAARLVSATGAGPGHVVGIADERDEWLPIGLLAILKTGAAFLVMDPEQPTARLSQLVSSSGATAVLAHQRLAESLDALDAIVLTLDGNAALPSDQPAPAVDARPDDLAYVVYTSGSTGTPKGVMVEHGAILNTIQFRIDYYGLGPGSGVLQVSPVHCDSGISDVFSALGSGASLVIATREELLSPERVAGLVSRERVTHAVMVPSLYELMTDYGAGALRNLRQLVLCGERVTETHTARHAGLLPTTELYNEYGPAEDAVLTTIHRLDVAAGSVSIGRPLPNKWVDLLDERGELVPLGGTGEMCVSGTGLARGYRDLPDLTAQRFTVNPVRPGVRMYRTGDLARWLPDGTLQYLGRKDDQVKIRGNRVEPGEVAAVLAKAPNVRAAAVIATPGPDTPMRLVAYFVGTADVPGLRAFLSARLPAFMLPESYVVLEALPLTANGKLNRRALPPPADSRATPGTRQPFTPAEQRIAEVWSAILGQPVDDLDTRLFDLGGHSLTAARIATELGTSVRTLFANQTVRKLAAVLAPGTSVRPVPGGAPVRDASKPVPLARAQRRVWLTSTRISPDVFVNTDLVRLGRRMDAETLRRALVAVMNRQDVLRAHVRAKGTTAELVVLDQDSVAAPLSVVELPGASPDGPEVAAAIRSARAVSFALDRAPLFAMCLITGPVGGDLLTVTAHHLIYDGASTQILLDDLLTACELALTDERPVLPPLPYSYRDWIAEEESWLDGAEAREQEQFWRERLDGVAESPDPVDARRRGTKRGLTGLADRTLSADMLKRAPATPYAIVVTAFAATLRRRTHAEDFAVGCATSLRHRPEADAVVGFLANVVPVRLEMRQPDAKLGDLLFHVQERITEAYANSRLPFDVIAEKLSLPARPGRSVLLDLGVSWGNAMVNSTDCVIEDVEPTQVTATSDLWLYGSLDGDDLNLQLRYDDNLVSAVEAESFIDQIAQLVGDVASGAAIPLADDTGSAVPDRRESWGETIFEFE